The Fulvivirga maritima genome segment CAAAAGAATTAAATGTACCATCTGCAGTAAACCATTGGTAGCTCACTCCTCCTTCTGCGGTGAGGCGAAAGCTATTATAAGAGCAAATATCCCCTCCTTCTCCTACTGTTAAACTAGATAGATATACATCTACAGTTACAGCCATAACATCTTCTCCTATACAGGTAGTAGGGTCTATGGCTCTGAGCGTGACACGATACTTACCTGGGTTTTGATAATAATGAGGTATAGGATCTGTAGTTTCTACTGAAAGCTCTTCGCCATCTCCAAAATTCCATTCATAGATTTCTCCCCCTACACTGAGGTTTTCAAAAACAATAGGATCAGGCATACATACTTCTCTCAAGCCCGGGTTATCCAGCTCCAGCGAATTGGTTTGGATAACGGCTCTTAATGATGCCATATCGTATTTAAAAGCTGCATTGTTACAGCCTTGATTAGCGCCGTTCACTTCAGACCAGGCTCCTTCGGTAACATCAAAACTAGAACCTCCTGCACAGCTGGCGCACACCGATTGATAAACTATTCCTTGCCTATCAAAACGACTGGTACCGCCATCTACATGCACTGCAGAATTTTCACCTCCAAAATAGGTAGCGAATAAAAGTGAACTAGCATCTGCATCTAAAGACATCAAGTAAAAATCTGACCCTGAAGTACTCTCCCGGTAAGCATCTGAAGTAGTAGGTAGGCCGGAAACCGTAAGCGGCCAGTTATTAGAAGAAAATGTATCATCTTCACTCTGGCCGGGTATAGTGGTATTAGCCCACCCTGCTATGTACATGTTATTACAATCATTTACCAAGAAGGCAGTGGGCGATATATTGGGTGTGAACCTACCCGGAGTACCAAACATGGTAGAAAATATAGAAGTAGACAAATCTGCCGATAGCTTATGAATAAACTGACCGCCACCTCCATTGGAGTATTTGCCGGGAGTAACAGGGTACATCCCTCTGGTCTGGCCGAGTACATAAATAAATCCATCGCTATCAAAATCCACCATGAATACCTGATCATAATCGGTAGTACCTAAGTAGGTAGTGGCAAGCAGCGAATCTCCCGCCAAGTTAACATGTGCCACCCACCCATCAGCACCTCCCGCCAAGTTGGTATGCAGGCCATTACCTTCCATAATAAAATCCGTACTACTAGTGCCTCCTGCTGCATATACCCCTTGGTCATTCACCTTCACTGAATAAGTAGCATCAGAGCTACTGCCACCAAGATAACCGCCCCAGACCAGGGCACTAAGATCTTCATTAAATTTGGCTAAAAAACCATCCACTTCACCTCCACCATAGCTGTTATTAAAAGAGGTAACGGCACTAAAAAGGTCATTAGAAGAAGTAACTCCTCCTATAAAAACATTATCTTTATCATCTACATATACTTCTCCGCGCTGAGAGTCACCATAGTTACGTGCCAATGGATTTAAGCCTCTCATTATACCATCATTTCCATTACCACCAAAATAGGTGCTTCCGGTCAGTTGACTACCATCTTTGCTGAGCTTAGCCACAAAAGCATCTGATCCATCAGAAAACTCCTCTCCAATAATTGAAAACACTGCACTTCCTCCCTGAAAGTTCTTTTGGTAAGCATTGGCCGTGAGGGGAAAATCTGTTGAGTTAGTAGATCCAAATATCACCAGTTCTTCCTGGCTATTAATAATTAAGCTTTGAGGCACTTCTGATCCACTGCCACCCAGGTAGGTAGCATACTCCAGGTTACTGCCTGTAGAATCATATTTCAAAATAGCAACATCCCAGTTGCCTCCCCATGCGGTTTGAAATGCTCCCGGTGTAGCCGGAAATTCGCCCATATATCTTTCATTTCTATAATGATGGGTTATGCCTCCAGAATAGAGCTTTCCATTTTCACCATAAGTAGCGGTGGTACCCCAGTTATCTGCATTAGAACCAGAATAAGTAGAAAATATTAAAATAGGATCGATTATGAGTTCTTTATTTTCATCATAACCTAAAGGAAAGTTAAACGAAAGTGTATTCCCCTCCAGAATATATTCACAGGCAACTTGTTGCTTCTCCCCTCCTACCATTTGATAGGCATAAGGCTTGTATTCCTCTATTTTGCTTACAGAAGTTTCTAATATTAAGCTGCCTTGCTGCAAATAAATATCATCCATACCTGAATATTCTAGCTGAATGTCATCAGGATCTCCCCCAGGCTTTACAAGCAAATCATATTTCAAGAAAGAGTCTTGAGAATATAACTCCATGTCAGTATAATCATAGATACTTTTATAGTGCAAGCGTTGAAATGCCTTAGCCTTACTCACCCACTTTCGTGAATCAGTACCGTAGTAATAATTATAATGGGTAGTAAAAGGAGAGGTGGCTTCTACCTGTTCTGTATTTGCATTTTTAAAGGCCACGTTAACCACGTGCATCTTCACCTGATCATGACCATTGTTTTCTTCAGAAAAGCCCGCTGCCTGGTAGTTTTTCTCTTCATAGCCGGCATGCCTCCTGTGAATGGCTTCACCATCCCAAAAAACATAAGAAAAACCGGTCTTACCAAAGTATGCTGTACCGTTACTTATATCAGCACCGTAAAGCGAATTTTTTAAGAACTGACCCTTATTTTCAACAAACCTAACCCCCGGATTTTCCGTTGCTGTAACTGATAAATTAATCGCCAAAAATAGAGTTACAATCGCTAAGATCTCACGCAGATTCATGGCTTTAAAGTACAGAATTAACTATTAGTTTCCTAAGCTTCCTTTCTTAACACTTCCAGCGGTGACTTATTAATAACATCTCTTGTATTGAACCAACCTACTATCAAAGTAAGCGCCGTTACGCCTACCCAGATATAAAGCAATTCCAAGAAATTAGGCATAAACACTACTTTAAAGAAATAAAGTGCTAATAACCAACCAGAAAGCACTGCTAACAGCAAGCCTACCAAGCCAGCGAAGAATCCCAGATAGGCATATTCCAGCAAGGTCATACCTACTATCTGCTTTTGAGCCGCTCCTATGGTTCGGAGTAGCACATTCTCCTTAAGCCTTAAGTATTTACTATTGATCACCGCTCCGGCCAATACAACCAACCCTGTTAGAATACTAAAAAGCGCCATAAACTGAATAACAAAAGAAACTTTCCCAAAGAATTCATCTATTGTAGCCAGAATTAATCGCAGATCTATCAAGGATATGTTAGGGAACATAGTTACCAGCTGCCTTTGAAAAGCATTGGCCTTACCATCATCTTCTACCCGGGTGGTGAGCACATAGGTTTGGGGCGCCTCTTCTAACACGCCATTAGGAAATACAAAAATGAAATTAGGCGGATCTTTCTGCCACTCCACATCTCTAATGCCACTGATATAGGTGGTCATAGGTATTCCCTGAATATCAAACACTATGGTATCTCCTATTTCTACATCCAGATCTTCCTGCATACCCTCAGATATACTTACATAAATAGAGTCATTTGAAAGGTGCTGAGCTGTACCTTGTTTTATTTCTTCAGCTGAGCTCAAAGAATCACGATAAGTGACCCTATACTCTCTGGTAACAGCCCAGTTTCTAATGTTATCAGTAGTATCATTTTTTATTTCTGTAACTGTTCTTCCATTCACTTCACTAATACGGCAAGTAACAATAGGCACTACCTGCTGCACAGGCAAATTATGCTCTTCTGTTAACTTCACCACCTCCTCTTTCTGCGGAGGTTGAATATCAAAAAGAATGGTGTTAGACTGGTTTTCCTGTCCTACAAACTCTACCTGATTGAGCAGGTTAGACTGCGCTATATTGAGCGTAGCTATCATAAACACCCCCAGCCCAATTACCACTATCAACACAGAGGTTTGATTATTTGGCCTGAAAAGATTGGCTAAACTTTGTCTCCATACAAAACTCCAGCACGACGGGAAATACCTGCGTACCAACTTCATAAGTAAATGAGCCATGCCTGCTAAAGAAGCAAAGGCGACCAATAAACCCAGAAAAAAGGCCCCTCCAATAAGAAAACTGCTCGACTGATAGCTGGCAAACGCAAATGGGAACAACAATATACAGCCCACTACCGCCCATCTAAGGCGTGAAGCCATTCTTTCTTTTGAAAAACCTGACCGCAAGACACTTAACGGAGGTACAAAACGTACAGCATTGAGAGGCAACGTAGAAAACAGCACCGTGATTATTAATCCCAGTACCAGCCCTTCAGCTACTGACTCCCAGGCAATCTGCAAATTGAGATCAAGAGGAATGAACTCCTGCAGCAATGGAGGCAAAGCAAACTGCATGGCCACTCCCAGCACTATGCCCAGCACCGTACCGATCATACCTACCACTATGCTTTGAATAAAGAAAATGTTAAAAGCCTGCCAACCCGTAGCTCCAATACAACGAAGTACCGCCACACTCTCACGCTTTTCTTTTACATAAATATGTACTGAGCTGGCCACACCAATACACCCTAAAATGAGCGCAATGAAGGCCAGTAAATTAAAGAAACGATAAAGGTTTTGGACTCCTTTACCCAAGCTTTCTTTTCTCTCCTGTACGGTATCAAACGAATGCCCATATTGCCTGATTATGGGTTTTAAATATGCTTCGGCCTCTGCAGTTTCTTTTTCACTATCAAATTTAAAAAACTGGCTATATCTTACTCTGCTTCCATACTGTACCAGACCTGTTGAATCTAAATATTGCTTTGATATGTAAACCGAAGGTGTAAAAGTAGAACGTACACCTCCACCACCGGGTATTTGCCTTACCTCTCCCGCTATTTTAAAGGTCACCGTGCCCAGTTTTATAGAATCTTCAGAGCTCACATCATAGTGACTGGCCAGGTTTTTATCTACCATAATGTAGCGGCCATCCTGCACCAGCTGCATAGCATTTGAGGGTGAAGTTTCAAGGTCTCCGTAAAAAGGAAAATCGCCTTCAATCGCCACCACACGAACTAGTCTGGTACCCGGGCTACTGGTCATAAACATGGCCATTGAAGCTAAAGAAGCCTGCGAGGCCTGCTGAGAAGGAATAGAGTCAAATGTTTGCATCAATGCTTCTTCAAAAGCACTATTGCCCTCCACTACCAAATCAGCACCTAGTAATTCTTTGGCCTGATCATCAATATTTTGCTTCAGGTTGATATTAAATGAATTGATAGATACCAGTGCGGCTATGCCTATCACTATCGATAATACAAAGAGAAACAACCTGCCAAAGTTCTTTCTGGCATCTCTATAAGCCATTTTCCACACCCACTTATCTCTAAGTGCATACGGCTTTTTCCTTTTAATTTTAATGATATACTCCATTAGGAAACCTCACTACTCTTTTTGTCAGACACCAATTTTCCTCCTTTAATCTGAAGTATGCGTTCGGTATGTGCTGCCAGCTCCAGGTTATGTGTAACCATTACCAGCGTGGTGCCTTCCTGCTTATTGATATTGAAAAGCAACTCCGTAACTTTTTCTGCCGTTTCCTCATCTAAGTTGCCAGTAGGCTCATCTGCAAAAAGTATTTTGGGGTTCGTAATAAAAGCCCTGGCCATAGCCACACGCTGCTGCTCCCCTCCAGAAAGCTGAGAAGGGTAATGATCCATCCTATCGCCCAGCCCCACACGATCAAGCAGCTCACGTCCTTTTTCTTTATATACTTTTTCTCCGCGTAGCTCCAAAGGCACCGTTACATTTTCCAAGGCAGTAAGCGTAGGTAATAGCTGAAAATTTTGAAATATAAAGCCTACATGCTGATTCCTGACATAAGCCCGATCATCTTCATCTAAGGCATTAAGCTTCATGTCTACCAATGAAACAAAACCCGAGGTAGACACATCAAGCCCTGCGCATAGCCCCAAAAGGGTAGTTTTGCCACTCCCTGATGGCCCCACAATAGCCATGCTCTCCCCTTCTTCCACGGTAAAAGAAACATCATCTAACACGGTGAGGACTTTACCTGATGAGTTAAATGATTTTGTAAGGTTTTCTACAATAAGTATTTTCGACATAGTATTTTTAAAACAAGCTGACGATATGATCGTTTAAACATGAAAATGACAGCCATCTATCGGCAACTGCATTTTTTGGTTTAAAAATTGAGGAACCAACCTCTGTAAAACACTGACATTACTATCATTATGTTTAAGAAACAACTTATATATATACTGATCACAGGATTTTTTGTTTTATCGGCATTTAATACTGATCAAAAAACCATTATTTTTTTTGGCGATAGCCTTACTGCCGGCTATGGCTTATCTAAAGAGCAGGCCTTTCCTGCCCTGGTAGAAGATAAGCTGGAAGCCAGTAATAAAAACTATAAAGTAATTAATGCCGGCCTTAGTGGAGAAACCACTGCTGGCGGCCTCTCAAGAATCGACTGGATACTAAAGCAGCCAGTAGATATTTTTGTACTTGAGCTTGGCGCTAATGACGGACTAAGAGGTTTGCCCCTAGATCAGACCAGAAAAAACCTGCAAGGCATTATAGACAAGGTGAGAAAGAAAAACCCTAACGTAAAAATAGTCATTGCCGGCATGATGGTACCTCCTAACCTGGGGCCAGAATATAGTGCAGAATTTCAAAAAATATTCCCTCAGATAGCTAAGAAAAATAACGCCACCCTCATTCCTTTTTTACTAGAAGATGTGGCTGGAGACAGCAACCTCAATCAGGCTGACGGCATACACCCTAACGTAAAAGGCCACCAGATAGTAGCTGATAATGTAATGGAAGTTTTGAGAGGCATTATTTAACTGAATGATCAAACATGAAGTGAAATTACTTCATTTCATCACTTTTCAATCCTTTTGTACCATTGACAGTATAAGTAATTTGTAGGTAATATGAAAAGCTCAAAACAGTTGAGATGTAATTAAATCATGAATCAGTACCGATCGTCTACATTTCGACGGGGCTCAGTGTGACTCGGTGAGTGTGATCGTCACCTTCCCTATCTGGTAATTACGAGGAAGATATGCCGAAGTAATCTCGAAACTATGAAATACTGTATCTCGACTGACTGCAGAAGCAACTTCGAGATTGCTTCACTACACTTCGTTTCGTTCGCAATAACCATTATAAGTACTATCATCATTTATCGTCATCCCTGCCGAAACGAAGTGAAGAGCAGGGATCTCGCTGTTCAGTTAACACTAACCGAACAGTGAGATTCCTGATATCATTGCGCTATGCTCCATGATTCAGGAATGACGGCTTTCAAATGCTACTAGAGCTACGCCTGAGCTCAGAAGTAATGTAGCTTTTTCTTGTTACTTTTTTGATCGATTGTAAAAAAATAAGGAACCTCAGCTATGAAATAGAGGCAGTGGATTAAACAAGCAAACAGCTGTATGAAAAGCTTTAC includes the following:
- a CDS encoding DUF7948 domain-containing protein; translated protein: MNLREILAIVTLFLAINLSVTATENPGVRFVENKGQFLKNSLYGADISNGTAYFGKTGFSYVFWDGEAIHRRHAGYEEKNYQAAGFSEENNGHDQVKMHVVNVAFKNANTEQVEATSPFTTHYNYYYGTDSRKWVSKAKAFQRLHYKSIYDYTDMELYSQDSFLKYDLLVKPGGDPDDIQLEYSGMDDIYLQQGSLILETSVSKIEEYKPYAYQMVGGEKQQVACEYILEGNTLSFNFPLGYDENKELIIDPILIFSTYSGSNADNWGTTATYGENGKLYSGGITHHYRNERYMGEFPATPGAFQTAWGGNWDVAILKYDSTGSNLEYATYLGGSGSEVPQSLIINSQEELVIFGSTNSTDFPLTANAYQKNFQGGSAVFSIIGEEFSDGSDAFVAKLSKDGSQLTGSTYFGGNGNDGIMRGLNPLARNYGDSQRGEVYVDDKDNVFIGGVTSSNDLFSAVTSFNNSYGGGEVDGFLAKFNEDLSALVWGGYLGGSSSDATYSVKVNDQGVYAAGGTSSTDFIMEGNGLHTNLAGGADGWVAHVNLAGDSLLATTYLGTTDYDQVFMVDFDSDGFIYVLGQTRGMYPVTPGKYSNGGGGQFIHKLSADLSTSIFSTMFGTPGRFTPNISPTAFLVNDCNNMYIAGWANTTIPGQSEDDTFSSNNWPLTVSGLPTTSDAYRESTSGSDFYLMSLDADASSLLFATYFGGENSAVHVDGGTSRFDRQGIVYQSVCASCAGGSSFDVTEGAWSEVNGANQGCNNAAFKYDMASLRAVIQTNSLELDNPGLREVCMPDPIVFENLSVGGEIYEWNFGDGEELSVETTDPIPHYYQNPGKYRVTLRAIDPTTCIGEDVMAVTVDVYLSSLTVGEGGDICSYNSFRLTAEGGVSYQWFTADGTFNSFEKSPVVSPNDTTTYWVNMVDSNGCTASDQVTVNVIPALDISFSAEKIYDCFSRPSVRLTNTSSNGSGFVWSLGDDTEIKDEQIVDYSYAKDGDYTIRLSAMNEFCVNEATASYSFYELKVPNVITPGLKMDNDYFEILPEDVLKALKIYNRWGKLVYETSDYQNDWQAEGQVSGVYYFEASIDNEYTCTGWLHVIK
- a CDS encoding ABC transporter ATP-binding protein, with the protein product MSKILIVENLTKSFNSSGKVLTVLDDVSFTVEEGESMAIVGPSGSGKTTLLGLCAGLDVSTSGFVSLVDMKLNALDEDDRAYVRNQHVGFIFQNFQLLPTLTALENVTVPLELRGEKVYKEKGRELLDRVGLGDRMDHYPSQLSGGEQQRVAMARAFITNPKILFADEPTGNLDEETAEKVTELLFNINKQEGTTLVMVTHNLELAAHTERILQIKGGKLVSDKKSSEVS
- a CDS encoding ABC transporter permease; the encoded protein is MEYIIKIKRKKPYALRDKWVWKMAYRDARKNFGRLFLFVLSIVIGIAALVSINSFNINLKQNIDDQAKELLGADLVVEGNSAFEEALMQTFDSIPSQQASQASLASMAMFMTSSPGTRLVRVVAIEGDFPFYGDLETSPSNAMQLVQDGRYIMVDKNLASHYDVSSEDSIKLGTVTFKIAGEVRQIPGGGGVRSTFTPSVYISKQYLDSTGLVQYGSRVRYSQFFKFDSEKETAEAEAYLKPIIRQYGHSFDTVQERKESLGKGVQNLYRFFNLLAFIALILGCIGVASSVHIYVKEKRESVAVLRCIGATGWQAFNIFFIQSIVVGMIGTVLGIVLGVAMQFALPPLLQEFIPLDLNLQIAWESVAEGLVLGLIITVLFSTLPLNAVRFVPPLSVLRSGFSKERMASRLRWAVVGCILLFPFAFASYQSSSFLIGGAFFLGLLVAFASLAGMAHLLMKLVRRYFPSCWSFVWRQSLANLFRPNNQTSVLIVVIGLGVFMIATLNIAQSNLLNQVEFVGQENQSNTILFDIQPPQKEEVVKLTEEHNLPVQQVVPIVTCRISEVNGRTVTEIKNDTTDNIRNWAVTREYRVTYRDSLSSAEEIKQGTAQHLSNDSIYVSISEGMQEDLDVEIGDTIVFDIQGIPMTTYISGIRDVEWQKDPPNFIFVFPNGVLEEAPQTYVLTTRVEDDGKANAFQRQLVTMFPNISLIDLRLILATIDEFFGKVSFVIQFMALFSILTGLVVLAGAVINSKYLRLKENVLLRTIGAAQKQIVGMTLLEYAYLGFFAGLVGLLLAVLSGWLLALYFFKVVFMPNFLELLYIWVGVTALTLIVGWFNTRDVINKSPLEVLRKEA
- a CDS encoding arylesterase, which codes for MFKKQLIYILITGFFVLSAFNTDQKTIIFFGDSLTAGYGLSKEQAFPALVEDKLEASNKNYKVINAGLSGETTAGGLSRIDWILKQPVDIFVLELGANDGLRGLPLDQTRKNLQGIIDKVRKKNPNVKIVIAGMMVPPNLGPEYSAEFQKIFPQIAKKNNATLIPFLLEDVAGDSNLNQADGIHPNVKGHQIVADNVMEVLRGII